One window of Gloeothece citriformis PCC 7424 genomic DNA carries:
- a CDS encoding polysaccharide ABC transporter ATP-binding protein, producing MMTDSKTEKAKVVRSQNEEVVLSIQGVSKKFCRDLKLSLSYGIRDIATELIGMRQESNKLRKGEFWAIQNVSFELRRGEALGLIGPNGSGKTTLMRIIAGLIKPDTGYIDINGRIAPLIALGAGFNPILTGRENVYANMSILGVSKKDIDARFDDVINFAEIGDAIDAPVKSYSSGMAARLGFASAIHTEPDILLIDEVLAVGDVRFRQKCFRKLHELRQKGTAFILVSHNAQSILNICDHSVYLLYGKLMASGKTDEVMSKYEADLFNNGTQWSRGAMYLPEKPKSESLGLDITYLLFRNAEGDVIEAPVTGEPTNFCIGYKADQEIDDVGIILTLHDIGGEGDLVLILSSINDNKLLKVLPGKHEIQIQMPYLGLKAGLYTMKVLIRKGPLHTFDFVESFRFDVKAEATLGRSKFYQPHEWEVVTKFD from the coding sequence ATGATGACTGACTCAAAAACAGAAAAGGCTAAAGTTGTTCGCTCTCAAAATGAAGAAGTTGTTCTATCAATACAAGGAGTGTCTAAAAAATTCTGTCGTGATCTCAAACTCTCCTTATCTTATGGAATCCGAGATATTGCGACTGAACTGATAGGGATGCGCCAAGAAAGCAATAAACTACGTAAAGGAGAGTTTTGGGCAATCCAAAACGTTAGTTTTGAACTCCGGCGAGGAGAAGCATTAGGGTTAATAGGTCCTAATGGTAGCGGCAAAACGACATTAATGCGAATTATTGCTGGACTCATTAAACCTGATACAGGTTATATAGATATTAATGGAAGAATTGCGCCTTTAATTGCTTTAGGTGCTGGATTTAATCCAATCCTGACTGGACGGGAAAACGTTTATGCCAATATGTCCATTTTAGGAGTGTCAAAAAAAGACATAGATGCTAGATTTGATGACGTGATAAATTTTGCTGAAATTGGAGATGCAATTGATGCCCCAGTAAAGTCTTATAGTTCTGGGATGGCAGCAAGATTAGGATTTGCATCTGCGATTCATACAGAACCTGATATTTTATTAATCGATGAAGTTTTAGCCGTAGGAGATGTTAGATTTAGACAAAAGTGTTTTCGTAAATTGCACGAGTTACGGCAGAAAGGAACGGCTTTTATATTAGTTAGTCATAACGCTCAATCTATTCTTAATATTTGTGATCATTCAGTTTATTTACTCTATGGAAAATTAATGGCATCTGGAAAAACAGATGAAGTGATGAGTAAATATGAGGCGGATCTATTTAATAATGGCACTCAATGGTCTAGAGGTGCAATGTATTTGCCAGAAAAGCCTAAAAGCGAAAGTTTAGGTTTGGATATTACTTACCTTTTATTTAGAAATGCTGAAGGAGATGTTATTGAAGCGCCTGTAACCGGCGAACCTACTAATTTTTGTATTGGCTATAAAGCCGACCAAGAAATAGATGATGTAGGAATTATTTTAACTCTTCACGATATTGGGGGAGAAGGAGATTTAGTTCTGATTTTAAGCAGCATTAATGATAATAAATTATTAAAAGTCTTGCCGGGAAAACATGAAATTCAAATTCAGATGCCTTATTTAGGGTTAAAAGCTGGTTTATATACCATGAAAGTTTTAATTAGGAAAGGCCCACTCCATACTTTTGATTTTGTTGAGTCTTTTAGATTCGATGTTAAGGCTGAAGCCACTTTAGGACGCTCTAAATTTTATCAACCGCACGAATGGGAGGTAGTTACAAAATTTGACTAA
- a CDS encoding ABC transporter permease — translation MGRDLIASRELAWQLMKRDIQAEYRQSILGYCWAFLPALVTATGLTLASRSKVLNVGVTDIPYPAFVMISMVLWQTFTESLNGPVQMVTKSKQMLARVNFPREALLVATVGKILFNLGIKLILVIGIFLWYRISISWSIFLAPVALIHLMLLGIAIGTFLCPFAMLYQDFSKGIVLMTGFWLFLTPVFFPEPKGAGSFATLVRLNPVTPLLVTTRELATTGAITNEVGFWIASLIAIGGFLIAWLMYRLAMPFVIERISS, via the coding sequence ATGGGGAGAGACCTAATAGCATCAAGGGAGTTAGCCTGGCAGTTAATGAAGCGCGATATTCAAGCGGAATATCGTCAATCAATATTGGGATATTGTTGGGCATTTTTACCTGCCCTTGTTACAGCCACTGGACTGACACTCGCTAGCCGGTCAAAAGTGCTTAACGTTGGAGTAACTGATATTCCTTATCCTGCCTTTGTCATGATTAGCATGGTTCTCTGGCAGACATTCACTGAATCTCTCAATGGGCCAGTGCAAATGGTGACAAAATCGAAGCAAATGTTAGCGAGAGTCAATTTCCCTCGTGAAGCTTTGCTAGTTGCTACTGTAGGTAAGATTCTTTTTAATTTAGGAATTAAACTAATTTTAGTAATCGGGATATTTCTCTGGTATCGTATTTCGATAAGCTGGAGTATATTCTTAGCCCCTGTGGCTTTAATACATTTAATGCTATTAGGAATAGCAATAGGAACATTTTTGTGTCCTTTTGCCATGTTATACCAGGATTTTTCTAAAGGAATAGTTTTAATGACAGGTTTTTGGCTATTTCTGACTCCGGTCTTCTTTCCAGAACCAAAAGGTGCAGGCTCTTTCGCTACTCTGGTTAGACTTAATCCCGTTACCCCATTATTGGTAACAACTAGAGAATTAGCAACAACAGGAGCAATTACCAATGAAGTCGGTTTTTGGATAGCTAGTTTAATAGCGATCGGCGGATTCCTAATTGCCTGGCTGATGTATCGATTAGCAATGCCATTTGTAATAGAGAGGATTAGTTCTTAA